Proteins found in one Paenibacillus borealis genomic segment:
- a CDS encoding GNAT family N-acetyltransferase yields the protein MNNPSLISGTTFDEIFAIMEASFPVSEIRTYSGQQALLANPNYHLYTEKDAAGRTLAFMAAWEFPELRFVEHIAVNPDIRGGGIGKKLMNSYISRSDKPVLLEVEPPEGEMEQRRIGFYERLGFYLNPYTYVQPPLRAGQADLPLRIMTYPRAVTLKEFQHFRDILYTEVYQITVPNSR from the coding sequence ATGAACAATCCATCGCTAATCAGCGGAACAACCTTTGATGAGATATTCGCTATTATGGAAGCTTCTTTTCCGGTAAGTGAGATCAGAACCTATAGCGGGCAGCAGGCTTTGCTGGCGAACCCGAATTATCACCTGTATACCGAAAAGGATGCAGCGGGCCGGACGCTCGCTTTTATGGCCGCCTGGGAATTTCCCGAATTGCGGTTTGTTGAACATATTGCCGTTAACCCGGATATACGGGGCGGGGGAATCGGCAAGAAGCTGATGAACAGCTATATTAGCCGATCGGACAAGCCTGTGCTTCTGGAGGTAGAGCCGCCGGAAGGGGAAATGGAGCAGCGGAGGATCGGATTCTATGAGCGGCTGGGCTTTTATCTGAATCCGTACACTTATGTGCAGCCGCCGCTGCGCGCGGGACAAGCCGATTTGCCATTGCGCATTATGACCTATCCCCGGGCAGTTACCCTGAAGGAATTCCAGCATTTCAGAGATATCCTGTACACCGAAGTGTATCAGATTACAGTCCCGAACAGCCGTTAA
- a CDS encoding gamma-glutamylcyclotransferase family protein encodes MELVFVYGTLRKGELYHDLLENSRLCSALAETNGCMADTGLGYPVLLEGSGAERVAGELYEVSGRVLAGLDRLEEYYGPGNPRNEYERIRAEVRTDGGMLEAWVYVYRRPHSYAVIPEGDWKLQRLKRKQDLLYFAYGSCMDLERIEQAGRGESFSRVEGRGVLEGFRMEFTLPLADGGRADLTERGGRTEGKLYRITPECLENYLYAREGVEEGLYRPAVVEVLCEDGTYREAITFVVVNKQEEAAPPVHYMKEILRGAEPVVSPSYYAMLVQCFSEKFNYPFHKMI; translated from the coding sequence ATGGAGTTAGTGTTTGTGTACGGAACCTTGCGCAAGGGTGAGCTGTATCATGATTTGCTGGAGAACAGCAGATTATGCTCCGCTCTGGCAGAAACGAACGGTTGCATGGCGGATACGGGCCTCGGTTATCCGGTTCTGCTGGAGGGCTCAGGTGCAGAGCGGGTAGCGGGCGAGCTGTATGAAGTGTCCGGCCGGGTACTTGCGGGACTTGACCGGCTGGAGGAGTACTATGGCCCCGGGAATCCGCGGAATGAATACGAACGGATTAGGGCAGAAGTGCGGACAGATGGCGGCATGCTGGAAGCATGGGTTTATGTGTACAGGCGTCCGCATAGCTATGCGGTAATCCCGGAAGGTGACTGGAAGCTGCAGCGGCTGAAGCGGAAGCAAGATCTGCTCTATTTTGCCTATGGAAGCTGTATGGACTTGGAACGGATCGAACAGGCCGGACGTGGGGAAAGCTTCAGCAGAGTGGAGGGGCGCGGGGTACTGGAAGGCTTCAGGATGGAATTCACCTTGCCTCTCGCCGACGGAGGGCGGGCTGATCTTACGGAACGCGGCGGGAGGACCGAAGGCAAACTGTACCGGATTACACCCGAATGTCTGGAGAATTATCTGTATGCACGGGAAGGTGTGGAAGAAGGCTTATACCGTCCGGCTGTTGTGGAGGTCCTGTGTGAAGACGGCACGTATAGAGAGGCTATAACCTTCGTGGTGGTGAACAAGCAGGAAGAGGCTGCACCGCCAGTACATTATATGAAGGAAATTCTCCGTGGGGCAGAACCAGTAGTTTCTCCTAGTTATTATGCAATGCTTGTGCAGTGTTTTTCAGAAAAATTCAATTACCCTTTTCATAAAATGATATAA
- the glgP gene encoding alpha-glucan family phosphorylase — MNENQLPSVAYFSMEYGLHSDFKMYAGGLGILAGDYIKGAKDIGAPIIPIGLKWKQGYTDQKIDANGNPYDSYHNYVYEFLEDTGVKVTVKVRKTDVVCKVWKTEHFGNSPLYLLDTDIPENSDAWITGQLYGWFGEERIAQEIVLGIGGVKAMRALGIPVDVYHFNEGHAALAAIELIREKMSGGSTFEEAWKATREEVVFTTHTPIKEGNETHPLDRLEYMGAFNGLTRAQMERIGGEPFNMTVAGLRLSRISNAVAQLHADTANKMWKEVAGRSEIIGITNAIHTPTWVDERITRAFEEGGDLWATHKELKQELIGFIEERSGIALNADNLLIGFSRRAAPYKRSDLIFSQPEVIEPYLESGRIQIVFSGKAHPLDDNGKKIVSNLVAMMKKYPKSVVFLENYDMTIGAQLTRGSDIWLNNPRRPLEASGTSGMKAAMNGVLNCSILDGWWPEACIDGENGWQIGDGFETTDFAVLDQHDSDALYDTLLNRVLPTFYENKEKWVQMMHRSIETTRTEFATRRMLDEYYNRMYIKG, encoded by the coding sequence GTGAACGAGAACCAACTACCGTCAGTAGCTTATTTCAGCATGGAGTACGGGCTGCACTCTGACTTCAAAATGTACGCCGGTGGCCTCGGCATTCTGGCCGGGGATTACATCAAAGGTGCCAAGGATATAGGCGCTCCCATCATCCCCATCGGACTCAAATGGAAACAAGGCTACACGGACCAGAAAATTGATGCAAACGGCAATCCGTACGACTCCTACCATAATTATGTGTATGAGTTCCTGGAAGATACAGGCGTCAAGGTTACGGTAAAAGTCAGAAAAACCGATGTCGTCTGCAAAGTATGGAAAACAGAGCATTTCGGCAACAGCCCGCTTTATCTGCTGGATACGGACATTCCCGAGAACAGTGATGCCTGGATCACAGGCCAGCTGTACGGCTGGTTCGGGGAAGAACGCATTGCCCAGGAGATTGTCCTCGGGATCGGCGGCGTCAAAGCTATGCGTGCCCTGGGCATTCCGGTTGATGTCTATCACTTCAATGAAGGGCATGCCGCGCTTGCAGCGATTGAGCTGATCCGTGAGAAGATGTCCGGCGGCAGCACCTTTGAGGAAGCCTGGAAAGCTACACGGGAAGAGGTTGTGTTCACTACACATACACCGATCAAGGAAGGCAATGAGACCCATCCGCTCGACCGTCTGGAATACATGGGCGCATTTAATGGCTTAACCCGCGCGCAGATGGAGCGGATCGGCGGAGAACCTTTCAACATGACAGTAGCCGGACTGCGCCTGTCGCGCATTTCGAATGCCGTTGCCCAGCTTCATGCCGACACCGCCAATAAAATGTGGAAAGAGGTCGCCGGCCGATCCGAGATCATCGGCATTACCAATGCGATTCACACGCCTACCTGGGTAGATGAACGGATAACCCGTGCTTTTGAGGAAGGCGGCGACCTGTGGGCCACACACAAGGAGCTCAAGCAGGAGCTGATCGGCTTCATCGAGGAACGCTCCGGGATTGCCCTGAATGCCGACAACCTGCTCATCGGCTTCTCCCGCCGCGCAGCTCCCTACAAACGCAGTGACCTGATCTTCTCCCAGCCTGAGGTAATTGAGCCATACCTGGAGAGCGGCCGCATTCAGATTGTTTTCTCCGGCAAAGCGCATCCGCTCGATGACAACGGCAAAAAGATCGTCAGCAACCTCGTAGCCATGATGAAAAAATATCCGAAAAGCGTAGTCTTCCTGGAGAACTACGACATGACCATCGGCGCACAGCTGACCCGCGGCTCCGATATCTGGCTGAACAATCCGCGCAGACCACTGGAAGCCAGCGGAACCTCCGGCATGAAGGCCGCCATGAACGGCGTCCTCAACTGCTCCATCCTCGACGGCTGGTGGCCGGAAGCCTGCATTGACGGCGAGAACGGCTGGCAGATTGGTGACGGCTTCGAGACTACGGACTTCGCGGTGCTTGACCAGCACGACAGCGATGCCCTATACGATACGCTCCTGAACCGTGTTCTTCCGACCTTCTATGAGAACAAGGAGAAGTGGGTGCAGATGATGCACCGCAGCATCGAGACCACCCGCACCGAATTCGCCACCAGACGCATGCTGGATGAATACTATAACAGAATGTATATCAAAGGCTGA
- a CDS encoding stalk domain-containing protein translates to MKSKKMIIATMVFGMAITGSAGVYAGTNMQKISAYLNHSIGFKVNGAAYTPVDGNGKTLSPITYNDTTYLPVRALADALKVPVTFNASTNQVILGSGSATTTPDNGSAITLATVQYSAAQKEQITKAFANFEGFETAYAPAQMISGDAFQKVVGGDDGVSFLFNKMRVNVSPRDYSYDYDGTTVKLSNGTEAKWYTPSDTAMLTFALADRFVTISSPDKSLSKAQIEKVAVSVAKLSK, encoded by the coding sequence ATGAAAAGCAAAAAAATGATCATAGCAACGATGGTATTCGGAATGGCCATTACAGGTTCAGCCGGTGTATACGCAGGGACGAATATGCAGAAGATCAGCGCGTACCTTAACCACAGCATCGGCTTCAAAGTAAACGGAGCGGCTTATACGCCGGTAGACGGCAATGGTAAGACATTGTCGCCAATTACTTATAATGATACAACTTACCTTCCGGTCCGGGCGCTGGCGGATGCACTGAAGGTGCCGGTAACATTCAATGCATCTACCAACCAGGTCATCCTGGGCAGCGGTTCGGCAACTACAACTCCGGATAATGGTTCAGCCATTACACTGGCGACGGTACAATACAGTGCAGCGCAAAAAGAACAGATCACCAAGGCATTCGCTAACTTCGAAGGCTTCGAGACCGCATATGCACCGGCACAAATGATCAGCGGGGATGCGTTCCAGAAGGTTGTGGGCGGCGATGATGGCGTGAGCTTCCTGTTCAATAAAATGCGGGTGAATGTATCACCGCGTGATTACTCCTACGATTATGACGGAACTACTGTGAAGCTCTCCAACGGAACTGAAGCGAAATGGTACACTCCTTCAGATACAGCTATGCTGACCTTTGCGCTGGCAGACCGTTTTGTAACCATCAGTTCACCGGATAAATCACTCAGCAAAGCACAAATCGAGAAGGTAGCCGTAAGTGTGGCGAAACTCAGCAAATAA
- a CDS encoding CPBP family intramembrane glutamic endopeptidase has translation MQFLFRNRDRQLRAGWEIILAGGAIALLTVIVSFGLSLKVGSTGLFDPDGWVRVFKSTGIYSFIVVCYTVRVIHKCPLSSIGLSRPDGKRFAAGFAGGALLLTSVLLVLWGLGNAVVQGEWSQPRFGQLDAADIVITALLAGICEEVVFRGYLQHLLSSRIGVPAAVGMTSILFSLAHMANPGYSWISGLNIVIIALIFSWVTLRTGNLYAAMALHISWNLFQGYIYGVAVSGNTPKGIYSVSLQGNDLLTGGRFGLEGSLITTLILVILYAVLLLISNNKRSSGQQRQTKSIRFR, from the coding sequence ATGCAATTTCTATTCAGGAACCGGGACAGACAGCTCAGAGCAGGCTGGGAGATCATACTGGCAGGCGGGGCTATTGCGCTTCTGACGGTAATTGTCTCCTTTGGCCTATCGCTGAAGGTGGGTTCCACAGGACTGTTCGATCCGGACGGCTGGGTGCGAGTGTTCAAATCCACAGGAATTTATTCGTTTATCGTTGTGTGTTATACGGTGAGGGTAATACATAAGTGTCCTTTGTCTAGTATTGGACTGTCCAGGCCTGACGGCAAGCGGTTCGCTGCCGGATTCGCAGGCGGAGCACTGCTGCTGACCTCCGTTCTGCTGGTGCTGTGGGGTCTGGGGAATGCTGTGGTTCAGGGAGAGTGGTCACAGCCACGGTTCGGACAGCTTGATGCGGCGGATATTGTGATTACGGCATTGCTGGCCGGAATCTGTGAAGAGGTGGTCTTCAGAGGATACCTTCAGCATCTGCTGTCCTCAAGGATCGGTGTTCCGGCAGCGGTGGGCATGACCTCCATCTTGTTCTCGCTTGCCCATATGGCGAATCCCGGATACAGCTGGATCAGTGGACTGAACATTGTGATTATCGCCTTGATCTTCTCTTGGGTGACTCTCCGCACAGGCAATTTGTATGCTGCGATGGCGCTGCATATCTCCTGGAATCTGTTCCAGGGCTACATATACGGGGTTGCGGTGAGCGGGAATACGCCCAAGGGCATCTATTCGGTATCCTTACAAGGAAATGATCTGCTGACCGGGGGCAGGTTCGGCCTCGAGGGGAGCCTGATTACCACGCTCATTCTTGTCATTCTGTATGCCGTATTACTGCTAATCTCGAATAACAAGCGGAGTTCAGGCCAGCAAAGACAGACTAAGTCTATCCGCTTTCGTTAG
- a CDS encoding helix-turn-helix transcriptional regulator, producing the protein MTDKVIRIFKIINAIQSNPGITAADLAFRCEVNIRTIYRDLDVISHFAPVTNEGRGTGYKFMGKFFLYPLDFSEQEALAFSLLPSVLEPGKIPPGFLSAFDKVMGTQLKEKSKQNAVLENIADIIQMGKPAYRKESRNFLQPLIGAIMEHRRIRTVYHSQLRNETTQREIDPYYLIPRDQRFYLIGYCHLKGAIRTFRISRFQQVEVTDSIFDKGNFNIKQYLKNTWSIDRGNKNITFKVRFHPEVARYIKEEELFVHPRMSDEEDGSLLFEVTVNNEKEFIKWILQYGPNAEILEPVAARQGLKQQLEQWMNVYQ; encoded by the coding sequence ATGACAGACAAAGTAATACGGATCTTCAAAATAATTAACGCCATCCAGTCCAACCCCGGAATTACGGCTGCGGATTTGGCATTCCGATGTGAGGTGAATATCAGGACGATCTATAGGGACCTCGATGTGATCAGTCATTTCGCCCCGGTTACGAATGAGGGGAGGGGGACCGGCTATAAATTTATGGGGAAGTTCTTCCTGTATCCGCTGGATTTCTCCGAGCAGGAGGCACTGGCCTTCTCTCTGCTTCCCTCTGTGCTTGAACCCGGCAAGATTCCCCCGGGTTTTCTATCCGCCTTTGACAAGGTTATGGGCACACAGCTGAAGGAGAAATCCAAGCAGAACGCAGTGCTGGAGAATATTGCGGATATTATTCAAATGGGCAAGCCTGCTTACCGCAAGGAGAGCCGGAATTTCCTGCAGCCGCTGATCGGGGCGATTATGGAACACCGGCGGATTCGTACAGTATATCACTCGCAATTGCGTAACGAGACAACGCAGCGGGAGATTGATCCTTATTATTTGATTCCGCGCGACCAGAGATTCTATCTCATAGGCTATTGCCACTTGAAGGGGGCGATTCGGACTTTTCGCATCAGCCGTTTTCAGCAGGTGGAGGTGACGGATTCAATCTTCGACAAAGGGAATTTCAATATAAAACAGTATCTGAAAAATACCTGGTCGATCGACCGCGGCAATAAGAATATCACGTTTAAGGTGCGGTTCCATCCGGAAGTAGCGCGGTATATCAAAGAAGAGGAATTGTTCGTACATCCGCGGATGAGCGATGAAGAAGACGGAAGTCTGCTGTTTGAAGTTACCGTCAATAACGAGAAGGAATTCATCAAGTGGATTCTGCAGTATGGTCCTAATGCCGAGATCCTAGAGCCGGTAGCGGCCAGACAGGGACTGAAGCAGCAGCTGGAGCAGTGGATGAATGTGTATCAGTAG
- a CDS encoding methyl-accepting chemotaxis protein, whose translation MLEDKQADKLGQLQNVLSMIQKTYPEDAALVLADTDKVLAYLPGEKIDLKVPVGAPIEKFRGTVSYAALETGKVQREERGPEAFGISYLSTAVPVMREGEVVGVIAAMVSNHKAARLQDGAQELSSLVEEMTATSEEVTRSSMGITQRLDELVSSSNSMVHDIESSFEILSSVKRIADQSHMLGLNAAIEAARAGEQGRGFGVVATEIRKLANDSHALVKSIHSQLAGMKQSILQMDQSIQQIMSFSQHQGQAMQELSRAFEHVAGTANDLSNLD comes from the coding sequence ATGCTGGAGGATAAACAGGCGGACAAGCTTGGGCAACTGCAGAATGTGCTCAGTATGATTCAGAAAACATATCCCGAGGATGCTGCGCTGGTGCTCGCTGATACGGACAAGGTGCTGGCTTATCTTCCCGGTGAGAAGATTGATCTGAAGGTTCCGGTAGGTGCGCCTATCGAGAAATTCAGAGGAACGGTATCGTATGCAGCACTGGAGACTGGCAAAGTGCAGCGCGAGGAACGCGGCCCGGAAGCTTTCGGCATATCCTATCTCTCCACGGCAGTCCCGGTCATGCGTGAGGGTGAAGTCGTTGGTGTTATAGCAGCGATGGTATCCAATCACAAGGCGGCAAGGCTGCAGGATGGTGCCCAGGAATTATCCTCCCTGGTGGAGGAAATGACGGCAACCTCTGAAGAAGTGACCCGTTCCTCTATGGGGATTACCCAAAGGCTGGATGAGTTAGTCAGCAGCTCGAATTCCATGGTGCATGATATCGAGAGCAGCTTTGAGATTCTCTCCTCCGTCAAGCGGATCGCTGACCAGTCACATATGCTCGGGCTTAATGCGGCGATTGAAGCGGCCAGAGCCGGTGAGCAGGGGCGGGGCTTCGGCGTGGTGGCGACAGAAATCCGCAAGCTGGCTAATGACAGTCACGCACTGGTGAAGAGCATCCACAGCCAGCTGGCAGGGATGAAACAGTCTATTCTGCAGATGGATCAGTCCATCCAGCAAATCATGTCATTCTCACAGCATCAGGGACAAGCGATGCAGGAGTTAAGCCGGGCATTTGAGCATGTGGCCGGAACTGCGAATGATCTGTCCAATCTGGATTAG
- the katA gene encoding catalase KatA: MSERNNKLTTSWGAPVGDNQNSMTAGDRGPTLLQDVHLLEKLAHFNRERVPERVVHAKGAGAHGYFEVTRDLSQYTKAAFLSEVGKRTPMFIRFSTVAGELGSSDTVRDPRGFAVKFYTEEGNYDLVGNNTPVFFIRDAIKFPDFIHTQKRHPQTHLKNPNAVWDFWSLSPESLHQVTILMSDRGIPATLRHMHGFGSHTFKWVNAEGAAVWVKYHFKTEQGVKNLDVNLAAQIAGDNPDYHTEDLFNAIDKGDFPAWRLHVQIMPVEDADTYRFDPFDVTKVWSQKDYPLIEVGRMVLDRNPQNYFAEVEQATFSPGSFVPGIEASPDKMLQGRLFAYGDAHRYRVGANHNHLPINRPIAEVNNNQRDGALNHTNNGGGSVYYEPNSLGGATESPQDKPAAFAVSGQADSVPYDHNDHYTQPGDLYRLLSEEERARLVRNIVGAMTPVESDEIKLRQIGHFYKADPEFGRRIADGLGLVVPE, from the coding sequence ATGAGTGAGCGCAATAACAAATTAACGACTAGCTGGGGTGCCCCGGTAGGCGACAACCAGAATTCTATGACAGCCGGTGACCGCGGACCCACTTTGCTGCAGGATGTACACCTGCTGGAGAAATTAGCCCATTTTAACCGGGAACGTGTTCCTGAGCGTGTCGTCCATGCCAAAGGCGCCGGTGCCCATGGTTATTTTGAAGTCACCCGGGATTTGTCCCAATATACGAAAGCTGCCTTCTTGTCTGAAGTCGGTAAGCGCACACCAATGTTCATCCGCTTCTCTACCGTAGCCGGGGAGCTGGGTTCTTCTGATACTGTCCGGGACCCGCGCGGCTTTGCCGTGAAATTCTATACGGAAGAAGGCAACTACGACCTCGTCGGCAACAATACACCTGTCTTTTTCATCCGTGATGCAATTAAATTCCCGGACTTTATCCATACCCAGAAGCGCCATCCGCAGACACATCTGAAGAACCCGAATGCCGTATGGGATTTCTGGTCGCTCTCCCCTGAATCCCTGCACCAGGTTACGATTCTGATGTCTGACCGCGGCATACCGGCTACCCTCCGTCATATGCACGGCTTCGGCAGTCATACGTTCAAGTGGGTTAATGCTGAAGGTGCAGCAGTATGGGTGAAATATCATTTCAAAACAGAGCAGGGCGTCAAGAATCTCGATGTTAATCTGGCTGCGCAGATTGCCGGTGACAACCCGGATTATCATACGGAAGATTTATTCAATGCGATCGACAAAGGGGATTTCCCCGCCTGGAGACTGCATGTGCAGATTATGCCTGTAGAGGATGCTGACACCTACCGTTTCGACCCGTTTGATGTCACCAAGGTATGGTCCCAGAAGGATTACCCGCTGATCGAGGTGGGCCGCATGGTGCTTGACCGTAATCCGCAGAACTACTTCGCCGAAGTGGAGCAGGCTACCTTCTCTCCGGGATCCTTTGTGCCAGGTATAGAAGCCTCTCCTGATAAAATGCTCCAGGGCCGCCTCTTCGCCTACGGCGATGCCCACCGTTACCGGGTAGGAGCAAATCACAACCACCTGCCGATTAACCGGCCCATTGCTGAGGTGAACAATAATCAGCGGGACGGCGCGCTGAATCACACCAATAACGGCGGAGGCTCCGTGTATTACGAGCCTAACAGCTTAGGCGGGGCAACCGAGTCTCCGCAGGATAAACCGGCCGCTTTTGCAGTCTCCGGCCAAGCGGACAGCGTCCCTTACGATCACAATGATCATTACACTCAGCCAGGCGACCTGTACCGTCTGCTGAGTGAGGAGGAACGTGCCCGGCTCGTACGCAATATTGTCGGTGCCATGACTCCAGTCGAGTCGGATGAGATCAAGCTTCGCCAGATTGGCCATTTCTACAAAGCTGATCCTGAGTTTGGCCGGCGTATCGCGGACGGCTTGGGACTGGTGGTACCGGAGTAA
- a CDS encoding acyl-CoA synthetase, whose amino-acid sequence MERHPEDKIALKWLQENGNLETITYGALMAQANRLAGGLSGLGLKQGDRVLVMVPRRIIAYVIYLACLKLGLAVIPSSEMLRAKDLSYRLRHSEARAVIVWSEVTGEVNKIAEDLPALDYRLSVSSGEAEPETGWVDLEGLMDGQSDSFPAVASRRDDIAILAYTSGTTGNPKAVVHTHGWGYAHLRITSSLWFDIRESDTVWATAAPGWQKWIWSPFLTVLGNGATGFVYNGPFHPDRYLQLLQDEKIGVLCCTPTEYRLMAKTEGLAQYDLSNLRCAVSAGEPLNQEVIHTFQQHFDITIRDGYGQTESTLIIAALKDEPIRVGSMGKSIAPGIVEVIDEEGQPLPAGVVGDIAVHLSMPALFQNYYKDPERKANASHGEYFVTGDRARKDEDGYFWFEGRGDDIIISSGYTIGPFEVEEALMKHTLVKECAVVASPDEIRGSVVKAFVVLKDGHAGTPELAKELQSHVKEQTAPYKYPRKIEFITDLPKTASGKIRRIELREQEKKAVQE is encoded by the coding sequence ATGGAGCGGCATCCTGAAGATAAGATTGCACTTAAATGGTTACAAGAGAATGGAAATTTGGAGACCATCACCTACGGCGCACTGATGGCCCAGGCTAACCGTCTGGCAGGCGGATTATCCGGTCTTGGCCTGAAGCAAGGCGACCGGGTCCTGGTCATGGTTCCCCGCCGTATTATCGCCTATGTTATCTATCTGGCCTGCCTGAAGCTGGGACTTGCTGTTATTCCATCTTCTGAAATGCTGCGGGCCAAGGATCTGTCTTACAGGCTGCGCCATTCGGAAGCCCGTGCGGTCATTGTCTGGTCCGAGGTGACCGGTGAAGTGAACAAGATCGCCGAAGATCTGCCTGCGCTGGACTACCGCCTGTCTGTGTCCAGCGGTGAAGCTGAGCCCGAGACAGGCTGGGTGGATCTTGAGGGATTGATGGACGGACAAAGCGATTCCTTCCCTGCGGTTGCCAGCCGCCGGGACGATATCGCTATCCTGGCCTACACCTCCGGTACAACCGGCAACCCGAAAGCTGTAGTCCATACCCACGGCTGGGGATACGCCCATCTGCGGATCACCTCCTCGCTCTGGTTCGATATCCGGGAATCAGACACAGTGTGGGCAACCGCCGCACCGGGCTGGCAGAAGTGGATCTGGAGTCCATTCTTAACCGTACTAGGCAATGGAGCTACCGGCTTTGTCTACAATGGCCCTTTCCATCCGGACCGCTACCTCCAGCTGCTGCAGGATGAGAAGATTGGAGTATTGTGCTGTACGCCTACCGAATACCGCCTGATGGCTAAGACTGAAGGCTTGGCACAATATGATCTGTCGAATCTGCGCTGTGCAGTATCCGCCGGTGAGCCGCTGAATCAGGAGGTCATCCACACCTTCCAGCAGCACTTCGACATTACGATCCGCGACGGCTACGGGCAAACAGAGAGCACGCTCATCATCGCGGCGCTGAAGGACGAACCGATCCGCGTCGGCTCCATGGGCAAATCGATCGCTCCCGGAATCGTAGAAGTTATCGACGAGGAAGGACAGCCGCTTCCGGCCGGAGTGGTCGGAGATATAGCCGTGCATTTAAGCATGCCGGCCTTGTTCCAGAACTACTATAAGGACCCCGAGCGCAAAGCAAACGCCTCGCATGGAGAATACTTCGTAACCGGCGACCGGGCGCGCAAGGATGAGGACGGCTATTTCTGGTTCGAGGGCCGCGGGGATGACATCATCATCAGCTCCGGCTACACCATCGGACCGTTCGAAGTGGAAGAAGCATTAATGAAGCATACCCTGGTCAAGGAATGCGCAGTGGTCGCAAGTCCAGACGAGATCCGCGGCTCGGTCGTCAAAGCTTTTGTCGTGCTTAAGGACGGCCATGCCGGCACTCCGGAGCTGGCCAAAGAGCTGCAGTCCCATGTTAAGGAACAGACTGCGCCGTACAAGTACCCGCGCAAGATCGAATTCATTACGGATCTGCCGAAGACGGCCTCCGGCAAAATCCGCAGAATCGAGCTGCGCGAGCAGGAGAAGAAGGCTGTGCAGGAGTAA
- a CDS encoding discoidin domain-containing protein, translating to MQLQRMGSFKKVGIGLGTLLVASAISLTGASAAGNLVPLMTSNTSPAGTASASSEWAFHEAYKAFDHDYSTYYSTSSGSSGYLQYSFGTSKIVRSYRLTTSSQPQANAPKTWTLQGSSNGGSWVVLSSQSGLYYPGSSYYFNLSSTGSYDSYRLVITANNGAYSTSVGELELYE from the coding sequence ATGCAATTGCAACGAATGGGCAGCTTCAAAAAAGTAGGTATTGGTCTGGGAACTCTGCTTGTTGCTTCAGCCATCAGCTTAACCGGAGCCAGCGCTGCCGGCAATCTTGTTCCGTTGATGACCTCCAACACAAGTCCGGCGGGTACAGCCTCAGCCAGCAGCGAATGGGCATTCCATGAGGCCTACAAAGCTTTTGACCATGATTACAGCACCTATTACTCCACCTCCAGCGGCAGCTCAGGATATCTGCAATACAGCTTTGGCACTTCGAAAATAGTCCGCAGCTATAGGCTCACCACCTCATCCCAGCCTCAGGCGAATGCGCCAAAGACCTGGACCCTTCAGGGTTCCAGTAACGGCGGCAGCTGGGTCGTTCTGAGCAGCCAGTCTGGCCTTTATTATCCGGGTTCCTCATACTACTTCAACCTCTCTTCTACAGGCAGCTATGACAGCTACCGGCTGGTTATTACCGCCAACAACGGCGCTTATTCCACCTCTGTCGGCGAACTGGAACTGTACGAATAA
- a CDS encoding DUF4023 family protein, which translates to MDTHEFVEKFQENQRKALKNRNRGKGTPGARLANKQHSSNK; encoded by the coding sequence ATGGACACTCATGAATTCGTGGAGAAATTCCAGGAGAATCAGCGGAAAGCGCTGAAGAACAGAAACCGGGGCAAAGGAACACCTGGCGCCCGCCTGGCGAATAAGCAGCACAGCTCCAATAAATAA